One region of Pseudomonas sp. B21-040 genomic DNA includes:
- a CDS encoding AAA family ATPase, with protein MKVLVLTGPESSGKSWLAAELQGHFGGVRVDEFVRWFIEQNPRDTCLGDIAEIARGQLQWEDEARSRQPRLLILDTHLLSNILWSNTLFGDCPAWLEPALLARHYDLHLLLSPEQVDWTDDGQRCQPELSERLAFFTSTQTWLEQHRKPFQIIQGSWTQRRFQAIEAVSHLLDC; from the coding sequence GTGAAGGTGCTGGTGCTGACGGGGCCCGAATCCAGCGGCAAGAGCTGGCTGGCGGCCGAGTTACAAGGGCATTTTGGCGGCGTGCGAGTCGATGAATTCGTGCGTTGGTTCATCGAACAAAATCCCCGCGACACCTGCCTGGGCGATATTGCTGAGATCGCCCGTGGCCAGTTGCAATGGGAAGATGAAGCACGTTCCCGACAGCCTCGACTTTTGATTCTCGACACCCATTTGCTGAGCAATATCCTTTGGAGCAACACCTTGTTTGGCGACTGCCCTGCATGGCTTGAGCCCGCGTTGCTGGCCCGCCATTACGATCTGCACCTGCTGCTGTCACCGGAGCAGGTCGATTGGACGGACGACGGCCAGCGTTGTCAGCCCGAACTGAGTGAGCGCCTGGCATTTTTCACGTCGACCCAGACCTGGCTCGAACAACACCGCAAGCCGTTTCAGATTATTCAGGGAAGCTGGACACAACGGCGGTTTCAGGCGATTGAAGCGGTGAGCCATCTGCTGGATTGCTGA